One window from the genome of Oreochromis niloticus isolate F11D_XX linkage group LG20, O_niloticus_UMD_NMBU, whole genome shotgun sequence encodes:
- the zfp64 gene encoding zinc finger protein 64 isoform X3: MTKAPKTPSKKLKPALTSKRHSCCFSGCTFKTQYGQKDMERHLKTHTGEKPFECELCHKRFSRRDKLNMHSRSHTGEKPHKCKHCPYAAADSSSLKKHLRIHYDERPFKCQICPYASRNSSQLTVHLRSHTGDAPFQCQQCDAKFKINSDLKRHIRIHSGEKPYKCDFCEYRCAMKGNLKSHIQIKHGTENSFQCMHCDFKCANKTALRQHLREHQPTQPIQCSKCTYSCSSKGALKVHERIHSEDRPFKCDFCNFASKQRSNLVIHKKKCHSDKLEKGSGGKGGRGGGKNLGTDSPKPVSSRYRAKLDAARAFCCDSCDASFVREDSLRSHKKQHRDTQSVLQLQLSTPAEAVNLVPITMSQTSAELEVPIPCNPMPPYSNAQLKIIVSHPLGQDNPLLSTAGDGQNKSNMVLLSPENQDMVVNSMIQQVNLLAPVQPLGSSQTTEATLEPQTVLLTQLSTDDANNPLHQALMQTAITAQDSSSSTQTFITTCSELEGLNALIQEGGTEITVVTEGNSALVTTAPLPDVDMSKPAETVTVEESALPCEESALLVPNISLGSQNVVIHSVPLIVSPQPQQSTVDQLSPHALYSSSHTLESMPQ, from the exons ATGACCAAAGCCCCAAAGACACCTTCCAAAAAACTAAAACCTGCCCTGACTTCAAAGAgacacagctgctgtttctCAG GTTGCACTTTCAAGACACAGTATGGCCAAAAAGACATGGAGCGACATCTTAAAACTCACACCG GTGAGAAGCCATTTGAATGTGAATTGTGCCACAAGCGCTTCAGTCGGCGGGACAAGCTGAACATGCACAGCCGCTcgcacacaggtgagaagccacacaaatgtaaacactgtcctTATGCAgcagcagacagcagcagcctgaagAAGCACCTGCGTATCCACTATGATGAACGGCCATTCAAATGCCAGATCTGTCCTTACGCCAGCCGCAACTCCAGCCAACTTACCGTGCATCTCCGCTCGCACACAG GGGATGCACCTTTTCAGTGCCAACAATGTGATGCAAAGTTCAAAATAAACTCAGACCTGAAGAGGCACATCCGGATTCACTCTGGCGAAAAACCTTACAAATGTGACTTTTGTGAGTACCGCTGCGCCATGAAAGGAAACCTGAAATCGCACATTCAGATCAAACATGGTACGGAGAACTCCTTTCAGTGCATGCACTGTGATTTCAAGTGTGCCAACAAGACTGCTCTGCGACAACACTTGAGAGAACACCAACCCACTCAGCCCATTCAGTGTTCCAAGTGCACTTACTCCTGCTCCAGCAAGGGGGCGCTCAAGGTCCACGAGCGGATCCACTCCGAAGACCGCCCTTTCAAATGTGACTTCTGCAACTTTGCCTCTAAGCAGCGCAGCAATCTCGTCATTCACAAGAAGAAGTGTCACTCGGATAAGCTTGAAAAAGGCAGCGGTGGGAAAGGAGGCAGAGGTGGAGGGAAAAATTTAGGCACTGACTCTCCGAAGCCTGTCAGCTCTCGGTATCGAGCCAAACTAGATGCAGCTCGAGCCTTTTGCTGTGACTCGTGTGATGCTTCGTTTGTGAGGGAGGACTCCCTGCGGAGCCACAAGAAGCAGCATCGGGACACTCAGAGTGTGTTGCAACTCCAGCTCTCTACCCCAGCGGAAGCAGTTAACTTGGTTCCCATTACCATGTCACAAACCAGCGCTGAGCTCGAAGTTCCTATCCCGTGTAACCCAATGCCTCCTTATAGTAATGCACAGCTTAAAATCATTGTATCTCACCCGTTAGGCCAGGATAACCCCTTGCTCTCGACTGCTGGAGATGGCCAGAATAAGAGCAACATGGTCTTGCTTAGCCCAGAAAACCAGGACATGGTAGTTAACTCCATGATCCAGCAGGTCAACCTGCTGGCGCCTGTACAACCACTCGGTTCATCCCAAACCACAGAAGCCACTCTTGAACCCCAGACTGTCCTCCTGACTCAACTCAGCACCGACGATGCCAACAACCCGCTCCACCAGGCCCTGATGCAAACGGCTATAACCGCTCAGGACTCAAGCAGCAGCACACAGACGTTCATCACCACCTGCTCTGAGCTGGAGGGGCTCAATGCTTTGATCCAGGAAGGTGGCACAGAGATTACAGTGGTTACGGAAGGAAACTCAGCTTTGGTGACCACAGCACCTCTGCCTGACGTGGACATGTCCAAGCCAGCAGAGACTGTGACGGTTGAGGAGAGTGCCTTACCCTGTGAGGAAAGTGCATTACTGGTGCCAAACATCAGCCTGGGCAGCCAGAATGTGGTCATCCACAGCGTTCCACTTATAGTGTCTCCTCAGCCTCAGCAGAGCACGGTGGATCAGCTCTCCCCTCATGCACTCTATTCCAGTTCACATACACTTGAAAGCATGCCACAGTGA
- the zfp64 gene encoding zinc finger protein 64 isoform X2 → MAAYTAEVAAGHSVVVEVSPDIHICGSCKKQYNNYKVFLAHKQNECFLSIPDTPTTTATSTLTDSSTEFVFEETYQTCVVRGVKKMTKAPKTPSKKLKPALTSKRHSCCFSGCTFKTQYGQKDMERHLKTHTGEKPFECELCHKRFSRRDKLNMHSRSHTGDAPFQCQQCDAKFKINSDLKRHIRIHSGEKPYKCDFCEYRCAMKGNLKSHIQIKHGTENSFQCMHCDFKCANKTALRQHLREHQPTQPIQCSKCTYSCSSKGALKVHERIHSEDRPFKCDFCNFASKQRSNLVIHKKKCHSDKLEKGSGGKGGRGGGKNLGTDSPKPVSSRYRAKLDAARAFCCDSCDASFVREDSLRSHKKQHRDTQSVLQLQLSTPAEAVNLVPITMSQTSAELEVPIPCNPMPPYSNAQLKIIVSHPLGQDNPLLSTAGDGQNKSNMVLLSPENQDMVVNSMIQQVNLLAPVQPLGSSQTTEATLEPQTVLLTQLSTDDANNPLHQALMQTAITAQDSSSSTQTFITTCSELEGLNALIQEGGTEITVVTEGNSALVTTAPLPDVDMSKPAETVTVEESALPCEESALLVPNISLGSQNVVIHSVPLIVSPQPQQSTVDQLSPHALYSSSHTLESMPQ, encoded by the exons ATGGCTGCATACACCGCTGAAG TGGCTGCAGGTCATTctgtggtggtggaggtgaGCCCAGATATCCACATCTGTGGCTCCTGCAAAAAGCAGTACAATAATTATAAGGTCTTTCTCGCCCATAAGCAAAATGAATGTTTCCTGTCCATCCCTGACACCCCAACCACTACTGCCACATCCACTCTCACAG ACTCCAGCACTGAGTTTGTTTTTGAGGAGACCTACCAGACCTGTGTTGTGAGAGGTGTCAAAAAGATGACCAAAGCCCCAAAGACACCTTCCAAAAAACTAAAACCTGCCCTGACTTCAAAGAgacacagctgctgtttctCAG GTTGCACTTTCAAGACACAGTATGGCCAAAAAGACATGGAGCGACATCTTAAAACTCACACCG GTGAGAAGCCATTTGAATGTGAATTGTGCCACAAGCGCTTCAGTCGGCGGGACAAGCTGAACATGCACAGCCGCTcgcacacag GGGATGCACCTTTTCAGTGCCAACAATGTGATGCAAAGTTCAAAATAAACTCAGACCTGAAGAGGCACATCCGGATTCACTCTGGCGAAAAACCTTACAAATGTGACTTTTGTGAGTACCGCTGCGCCATGAAAGGAAACCTGAAATCGCACATTCAGATCAAACATGGTACGGAGAACTCCTTTCAGTGCATGCACTGTGATTTCAAGTGTGCCAACAAGACTGCTCTGCGACAACACTTGAGAGAACACCAACCCACTCAGCCCATTCAGTGTTCCAAGTGCACTTACTCCTGCTCCAGCAAGGGGGCGCTCAAGGTCCACGAGCGGATCCACTCCGAAGACCGCCCTTTCAAATGTGACTTCTGCAACTTTGCCTCTAAGCAGCGCAGCAATCTCGTCATTCACAAGAAGAAGTGTCACTCGGATAAGCTTGAAAAAGGCAGCGGTGGGAAAGGAGGCAGAGGTGGAGGGAAAAATTTAGGCACTGACTCTCCGAAGCCTGTCAGCTCTCGGTATCGAGCCAAACTAGATGCAGCTCGAGCCTTTTGCTGTGACTCGTGTGATGCTTCGTTTGTGAGGGAGGACTCCCTGCGGAGCCACAAGAAGCAGCATCGGGACACTCAGAGTGTGTTGCAACTCCAGCTCTCTACCCCAGCGGAAGCAGTTAACTTGGTTCCCATTACCATGTCACAAACCAGCGCTGAGCTCGAAGTTCCTATCCCGTGTAACCCAATGCCTCCTTATAGTAATGCACAGCTTAAAATCATTGTATCTCACCCGTTAGGCCAGGATAACCCCTTGCTCTCGACTGCTGGAGATGGCCAGAATAAGAGCAACATGGTCTTGCTTAGCCCAGAAAACCAGGACATGGTAGTTAACTCCATGATCCAGCAGGTCAACCTGCTGGCGCCTGTACAACCACTCGGTTCATCCCAAACCACAGAAGCCACTCTTGAACCCCAGACTGTCCTCCTGACTCAACTCAGCACCGACGATGCCAACAACCCGCTCCACCAGGCCCTGATGCAAACGGCTATAACCGCTCAGGACTCAAGCAGCAGCACACAGACGTTCATCACCACCTGCTCTGAGCTGGAGGGGCTCAATGCTTTGATCCAGGAAGGTGGCACAGAGATTACAGTGGTTACGGAAGGAAACTCAGCTTTGGTGACCACAGCACCTCTGCCTGACGTGGACATGTCCAAGCCAGCAGAGACTGTGACGGTTGAGGAGAGTGCCTTACCCTGTGAGGAAAGTGCATTACTGGTGCCAAACATCAGCCTGGGCAGCCAGAATGTGGTCATCCACAGCGTTCCACTTATAGTGTCTCCTCAGCCTCAGCAGAGCACGGTGGATCAGCTCTCCCCTCATGCACTCTATTCCAGTTCACATACACTTGAAAGCATGCCACAGTGA
- the zfp64 gene encoding zinc finger protein 64 isoform X4: MGKKRKKSGTFSQHCCTFKTQYGQKDMERHLKTHTGEKPFECELCHKRFSRRDKLNMHSRSHTGEKPHKCKHCPYAAADSSSLKKHLRIHYDERPFKCQICPYASRNSSQLTVHLRSHTGDAPFQCQQCDAKFKINSDLKRHIRIHSGEKPYKCDFCEYRCAMKGNLKSHIQIKHGTENSFQCMHCDFKCANKTALRQHLREHQPTQPIQCSKCTYSCSSKGALKVHERIHSEDRPFKCDFCNFASKQRSNLVIHKKKCHSDKLEKGSGGKGGRGGGKNLGTDSPKPVSSRYRAKLDAARAFCCDSCDASFVREDSLRSHKKQHRDTQSVLQLQLSTPAEAVNLVPITMSQTSAELEVPIPCNPMPPYSNAQLKIIVSHPLGQDNPLLSTAGDGQNKSNMVLLSPENQDMVVNSMIQQVNLLAPVQPLGSSQTTEATLEPQTVLLTQLSTDDANNPLHQALMQTAITAQDSSSSTQTFITTCSELEGLNALIQEGGTEITVVTEGNSALVTTAPLPDVDMSKPAETVTVEESALPCEESALLVPNISLGSQNVVIHSVPLIVSPQPQQSTVDQLSPHALYSSSHTLESMPQ, translated from the exons Atgggcaaaaaaagaaagaaatcgggaactttttcacagcact GTTGCACTTTCAAGACACAGTATGGCCAAAAAGACATGGAGCGACATCTTAAAACTCACACCG GTGAGAAGCCATTTGAATGTGAATTGTGCCACAAGCGCTTCAGTCGGCGGGACAAGCTGAACATGCACAGCCGCTcgcacacaggtgagaagccacacaaatgtaaacactgtcctTATGCAgcagcagacagcagcagcctgaagAAGCACCTGCGTATCCACTATGATGAACGGCCATTCAAATGCCAGATCTGTCCTTACGCCAGCCGCAACTCCAGCCAACTTACCGTGCATCTCCGCTCGCACACAG GGGATGCACCTTTTCAGTGCCAACAATGTGATGCAAAGTTCAAAATAAACTCAGACCTGAAGAGGCACATCCGGATTCACTCTGGCGAAAAACCTTACAAATGTGACTTTTGTGAGTACCGCTGCGCCATGAAAGGAAACCTGAAATCGCACATTCAGATCAAACATGGTACGGAGAACTCCTTTCAGTGCATGCACTGTGATTTCAAGTGTGCCAACAAGACTGCTCTGCGACAACACTTGAGAGAACACCAACCCACTCAGCCCATTCAGTGTTCCAAGTGCACTTACTCCTGCTCCAGCAAGGGGGCGCTCAAGGTCCACGAGCGGATCCACTCCGAAGACCGCCCTTTCAAATGTGACTTCTGCAACTTTGCCTCTAAGCAGCGCAGCAATCTCGTCATTCACAAGAAGAAGTGTCACTCGGATAAGCTTGAAAAAGGCAGCGGTGGGAAAGGAGGCAGAGGTGGAGGGAAAAATTTAGGCACTGACTCTCCGAAGCCTGTCAGCTCTCGGTATCGAGCCAAACTAGATGCAGCTCGAGCCTTTTGCTGTGACTCGTGTGATGCTTCGTTTGTGAGGGAGGACTCCCTGCGGAGCCACAAGAAGCAGCATCGGGACACTCAGAGTGTGTTGCAACTCCAGCTCTCTACCCCAGCGGAAGCAGTTAACTTGGTTCCCATTACCATGTCACAAACCAGCGCTGAGCTCGAAGTTCCTATCCCGTGTAACCCAATGCCTCCTTATAGTAATGCACAGCTTAAAATCATTGTATCTCACCCGTTAGGCCAGGATAACCCCTTGCTCTCGACTGCTGGAGATGGCCAGAATAAGAGCAACATGGTCTTGCTTAGCCCAGAAAACCAGGACATGGTAGTTAACTCCATGATCCAGCAGGTCAACCTGCTGGCGCCTGTACAACCACTCGGTTCATCCCAAACCACAGAAGCCACTCTTGAACCCCAGACTGTCCTCCTGACTCAACTCAGCACCGACGATGCCAACAACCCGCTCCACCAGGCCCTGATGCAAACGGCTATAACCGCTCAGGACTCAAGCAGCAGCACACAGACGTTCATCACCACCTGCTCTGAGCTGGAGGGGCTCAATGCTTTGATCCAGGAAGGTGGCACAGAGATTACAGTGGTTACGGAAGGAAACTCAGCTTTGGTGACCACAGCACCTCTGCCTGACGTGGACATGTCCAAGCCAGCAGAGACTGTGACGGTTGAGGAGAGTGCCTTACCCTGTGAGGAAAGTGCATTACTGGTGCCAAACATCAGCCTGGGCAGCCAGAATGTGGTCATCCACAGCGTTCCACTTATAGTGTCTCCTCAGCCTCAGCAGAGCACGGTGGATCAGCTCTCCCCTCATGCACTCTATTCCAGTTCACATACACTTGAAAGCATGCCACAGTGA
- the zfp64 gene encoding zinc finger protein 64 isoform X1, which produces MAAYTAEVAAGHSVVVEVSPDIHICGSCKKQYNNYKVFLAHKQNECFLSIPDTPTTTATSTLTDSSTEFVFEETYQTCVVRGVKKMTKAPKTPSKKLKPALTSKRHSCCFSGCTFKTQYGQKDMERHLKTHTGEKPFECELCHKRFSRRDKLNMHSRSHTGEKPHKCKHCPYAAADSSSLKKHLRIHYDERPFKCQICPYASRNSSQLTVHLRSHTGDAPFQCQQCDAKFKINSDLKRHIRIHSGEKPYKCDFCEYRCAMKGNLKSHIQIKHGTENSFQCMHCDFKCANKTALRQHLREHQPTQPIQCSKCTYSCSSKGALKVHERIHSEDRPFKCDFCNFASKQRSNLVIHKKKCHSDKLEKGSGGKGGRGGGKNLGTDSPKPVSSRYRAKLDAARAFCCDSCDASFVREDSLRSHKKQHRDTQSVLQLQLSTPAEAVNLVPITMSQTSAELEVPIPCNPMPPYSNAQLKIIVSHPLGQDNPLLSTAGDGQNKSNMVLLSPENQDMVVNSMIQQVNLLAPVQPLGSSQTTEATLEPQTVLLTQLSTDDANNPLHQALMQTAITAQDSSSSTQTFITTCSELEGLNALIQEGGTEITVVTEGNSALVTTAPLPDVDMSKPAETVTVEESALPCEESALLVPNISLGSQNVVIHSVPLIVSPQPQQSTVDQLSPHALYSSSHTLESMPQ; this is translated from the exons ATGGCTGCATACACCGCTGAAG TGGCTGCAGGTCATTctgtggtggtggaggtgaGCCCAGATATCCACATCTGTGGCTCCTGCAAAAAGCAGTACAATAATTATAAGGTCTTTCTCGCCCATAAGCAAAATGAATGTTTCCTGTCCATCCCTGACACCCCAACCACTACTGCCACATCCACTCTCACAG ACTCCAGCACTGAGTTTGTTTTTGAGGAGACCTACCAGACCTGTGTTGTGAGAGGTGTCAAAAAGATGACCAAAGCCCCAAAGACACCTTCCAAAAAACTAAAACCTGCCCTGACTTCAAAGAgacacagctgctgtttctCAG GTTGCACTTTCAAGACACAGTATGGCCAAAAAGACATGGAGCGACATCTTAAAACTCACACCG GTGAGAAGCCATTTGAATGTGAATTGTGCCACAAGCGCTTCAGTCGGCGGGACAAGCTGAACATGCACAGCCGCTcgcacacaggtgagaagccacacaaatgtaaacactgtcctTATGCAgcagcagacagcagcagcctgaagAAGCACCTGCGTATCCACTATGATGAACGGCCATTCAAATGCCAGATCTGTCCTTACGCCAGCCGCAACTCCAGCCAACTTACCGTGCATCTCCGCTCGCACACAG GGGATGCACCTTTTCAGTGCCAACAATGTGATGCAAAGTTCAAAATAAACTCAGACCTGAAGAGGCACATCCGGATTCACTCTGGCGAAAAACCTTACAAATGTGACTTTTGTGAGTACCGCTGCGCCATGAAAGGAAACCTGAAATCGCACATTCAGATCAAACATGGTACGGAGAACTCCTTTCAGTGCATGCACTGTGATTTCAAGTGTGCCAACAAGACTGCTCTGCGACAACACTTGAGAGAACACCAACCCACTCAGCCCATTCAGTGTTCCAAGTGCACTTACTCCTGCTCCAGCAAGGGGGCGCTCAAGGTCCACGAGCGGATCCACTCCGAAGACCGCCCTTTCAAATGTGACTTCTGCAACTTTGCCTCTAAGCAGCGCAGCAATCTCGTCATTCACAAGAAGAAGTGTCACTCGGATAAGCTTGAAAAAGGCAGCGGTGGGAAAGGAGGCAGAGGTGGAGGGAAAAATTTAGGCACTGACTCTCCGAAGCCTGTCAGCTCTCGGTATCGAGCCAAACTAGATGCAGCTCGAGCCTTTTGCTGTGACTCGTGTGATGCTTCGTTTGTGAGGGAGGACTCCCTGCGGAGCCACAAGAAGCAGCATCGGGACACTCAGAGTGTGTTGCAACTCCAGCTCTCTACCCCAGCGGAAGCAGTTAACTTGGTTCCCATTACCATGTCACAAACCAGCGCTGAGCTCGAAGTTCCTATCCCGTGTAACCCAATGCCTCCTTATAGTAATGCACAGCTTAAAATCATTGTATCTCACCCGTTAGGCCAGGATAACCCCTTGCTCTCGACTGCTGGAGATGGCCAGAATAAGAGCAACATGGTCTTGCTTAGCCCAGAAAACCAGGACATGGTAGTTAACTCCATGATCCAGCAGGTCAACCTGCTGGCGCCTGTACAACCACTCGGTTCATCCCAAACCACAGAAGCCACTCTTGAACCCCAGACTGTCCTCCTGACTCAACTCAGCACCGACGATGCCAACAACCCGCTCCACCAGGCCCTGATGCAAACGGCTATAACCGCTCAGGACTCAAGCAGCAGCACACAGACGTTCATCACCACCTGCTCTGAGCTGGAGGGGCTCAATGCTTTGATCCAGGAAGGTGGCACAGAGATTACAGTGGTTACGGAAGGAAACTCAGCTTTGGTGACCACAGCACCTCTGCCTGACGTGGACATGTCCAAGCCAGCAGAGACTGTGACGGTTGAGGAGAGTGCCTTACCCTGTGAGGAAAGTGCATTACTGGTGCCAAACATCAGCCTGGGCAGCCAGAATGTGGTCATCCACAGCGTTCCACTTATAGTGTCTCCTCAGCCTCAGCAGAGCACGGTGGATCAGCTCTCCCCTCATGCACTCTATTCCAGTTCACATACACTTGAAAGCATGCCACAGTGA